CTTGACtcctcctcatgaactgaataggcatccttatattcttcaaataGAATCTTAAAATCCAACTTAACAAGCTTCATAACAGATTCAACCTTAGAAGAATTCTTCCCATATAAGAGCTCAAGAGCAAATTGtagtcctttttctttctctctaggatCCAACAACATGGCAAAAAAGGTTGTAgggttcatctttgcataatcaccccaatatttgttatacttcttaaacatttttccagccatagtagcaataaaaggatcttcatctacattatctctaaactcaactaGTTGCTCATATATGATAACTAATTGCCATAAGAAAGTGTTTGTTGTTACCTTAGTTGAGACTGAAAATGCAACAGTGGCATCAAAGAATACTTTCAAACATTTGACAAGGCCTCTGGCAAAGATCCAGTCCTCTTCACATGGAGCAGGTTTCCTCACtactaccttcttcttcttttgtgcctTATTCTTCTTCCCTGTCacctcaacttcttcttgttcttcttcactaaattcttcttcttcttcaccaacattaacatcaatatcaaaatcattagcATCAGGTAGATCTTTCTCACTCTGTTTTGGGTAATAAAACAACTGCCGATATTCCTTGTCATACCTTTCTAACCTAATAAATGCTTTTTCTAACACTTCTGCAGCCTGTAGCATCAAGAATATGCTGTTCCACCTAGTCTTAACATCTAATATCAATGTTACCTTAGACTCTATTCCAACTAATTTTGCACAACGCTTAAGCTTAGCCAACCTAGATGGAGAACCCTTTATATACTTGACAACTGACCTGATTCTTGCAATTGATTTGTTGTAGACCCTCACAGCATCTTTTACCACAAGTGCAAGTACATGAGCTGCACACCTTACCTGAAAAGGTGAATTCAAAGAAGTATTAGATATTTTAACAAAACTAATAAACATAATCCTAAGttagaaagtaaaaaaaataataagtcaTATTCATACATGCAAGTACTTAGCTCTCTCTTCTGCCCTTGTCTTTGAAACAATACTAGTCTTCAAATAATCCACTGCTACCTTGTTGGCACTCACATTATCCAAAGTGACAGTAAACACATCTTTAAGCTCCCAATCTGACAAACACTTCTCTAACATCTCACCAATGTCAATTCCTTTGTGACCACTAACCTCACAAAACATAATAATTCTCTTTTGATACTTCCATTGCTGATCAATAAAGTGAACTGTTACACAGATGTAGTTGAAATTGTTTGGTGAAGTCCATGTGTCTGTTGTCAAACTAACCCTCTGCTTGGTTGACTTGAAGTAAtttttcaacttttctttctctaaTACATACATGTCTAAtaaacatctataaatagtcattctacTTGGCACAACAAATTTAGGCTCTAAGACATGCATCATTCTCCTAAAACCTTCACCCTCAACTGCTCTAAATGACATCTCATCAATTATAATAAATTCAACAACTACCCTTTTACATTTCTCTTGACTGAAAATAGTAGAGACTAACTGACCTTCATTCTCACCCAGTTGTGCAGGATTTAATGTCAGAGTTTGTTGTCCTTTTGGCTTTGGCTTGTTAGGATTCTGCTTGCATCTGTTGAAGTGCTTCCACATTCCACTTGTACCATTCTTTCCAGTATGAGCCTTTATCACCTTCTTGCAGTAATTGCATCCAGCATCTTGAACATTCAACCTCTTGAAATGATTCCAAATGTCAGAAGTTATCTTACCACCCATAGATGTAGAAGTAGCTTCTACATCTACTGTTGCTGTCTCTGGCTGTGCTGCTTCATTTGTTGGTTGGATTGAGGATCCAACAATTGCATCTGTGGCAGTGGTATGTGTAGCAGTTGTAGGTGTAGGGGTATCTGTTCCATGAGCTTGACTTGATTCATCCATGCCAGCTTATCACTGAGAAAACAAATTTAAGTGctgaaaaattaaataagaactgaaatgaaataagaaatgaaataagaaatgaaatAAGAATTGTTATAAAAAATATGTACTGTTATAAAAAACATATTAGCTACTTGGACATATGGCTAAGCATTGAGCTCTGTTATAAAAAATAAGAACTGGACATTGTTCTAAGCATAACTGCATAAGTTCTAAGCAGAACTGGACATTGTTCTAAACAAAAAacattatttatttaaattattttcAACTTTTAACCATTATAGATGAATGATAAAAAGTAGATAACGGGTTAGGatttaccaaacacaataggatttgaaCCCTCAGTTCAGTACCCAACCAAACAGCAGGGATAAGCCCTCACCTGAAAAAACCTAAGACCAACAAAATCAATACCCAGACAGAACAGGTGAACAAAGAAAAAACTGCGAGAAATATCTATGCTGAAACCTTTGTGTTGCATCCATATATTAGCCCCTgcaatacaacaaagaagaaaaagaaatcaataggaaTCAGTACATGAGAATGAAGAACCAACATGGAGATGAAAGTATAGCCAAGGCAGGAGCAGGAGAAAAGCATGACTCAGATTTCATGGAAGGCAAATATTTATCACAAGCCAAATTATAAGTATGACTTAAGGCAGGAACTCCATATTGCTAGTGTAAACTATAAGTATGACTTAAGGCATCATGTAAACATATGATAAATTCAAGTAAAATGAAATTTCTATACTTACAAAAGCACCACCCAATTTATCAAGCCTCCAATGCTTAGGGGCGTTAAGCCTCTTCAAATGTTTCTTCGATCCCTTCGCCTAAAATCAAATGAACCAATCAAAAAGTTCAAAAGGTTAGAAGATACACCCTATTCAAAACTTTCAAAAACCAGATACAGGTAAATTAATCATGACAGTTCCTCATAAAGAATAAAGCATAAATAAATTCTCTTAGCATAAATAATACTTGATTATCTCCAATTTNNNNNNNNNNTTCATGTCTTCCAATTCTAACTAGCATCAGTTCTCAGCTAAACCCTAATTCCTCCTTGAATTTAAATCACAGATAACTCAATTAAAATCcacgaaccctaatttctaaattaCGGAAGAACATGATGAACCCTATTTCTCAATCtcacaattaagcacaaattaaATCTCCATATAACCGATTCAANNNNNNNNNNNNNNNNNNNNNNNNNNNNNNNNNNNNNNNNNNNNNNNNNNNNNNNNNNNNNNNNNNNNNNNNNNNNNNNNNNNNNNNNNNNNNNNNNNNNNNNNNNNNNNNNNNNNNNNNNNNNNNNNNNNNNNNNNNNNNNNNNNNNNNNCCCCCCCCCCCCCTAATCTAACGGCTGTATTTGTTCAGTacccctaaatctaatggctacGAATGGTCGGTTCTTTCGGTCCGGACAGTACGGGACTTAtacaggaccgtgtacctgtacctcatcAACCTCGATTCCTATTttatggaccggtacctgtaccccgttCCTCGGTTCGGGACAAATATCGGCTCGGTTCCGGGACGGTTCCTCGGTCCaggtcggttcctgtgcacccttaatcacagcggaatgagatccctagcagataaggcgaaaactcaaggatattactggccaaaaatgatacgagacgctgcaagaatgtcacgaagatgcgaagaatgccagcgtttcgccataaaaatccacgcacccgcaacaatgttgaacccagtagacatcccttggccattctcaaaatggggcatagacatcgtgggtcccctaatcgaaggatcagggaagagaagatttttgatagtggccacggattatttcagcaaatgggtagaggctaaagccctggcaaggatccgagacgcagatgtcttcacattcatttttcaaaacatcatttgcaggtttggcataccagctgagattgtatctgacaatggcaagcaattccagggtaAAAACATCGACTTattcttcgatactttcaaaattcgaaagaacaagtcaacaccaatttaccctcaaagcaatggtcaggcagaagccacaaacaaaaccctcgcactcatcctcaaaaagcagttggacgaatacaagaagcgttggtgtgagcaactacacaacgttttgtgggcttataggacaactcgaagatcagccacgggagaatccccattcttactcacctatggagccgaagctattatcccaacagaaataatcatgccaactacgaagactgaagcatgggagaaaaacctcacagcggacatgatgttggaaaggttagatgatctagaagagaggagggaggcaacactacaaaaaatggaaaactatcaaaggaaactagcaagggagtataataagagggttaagcttagaaatttcgtagaagggcagtatgtgctgaggaccattccccaataccaacgagaaaagaagtggggcaaattagcaccaacatgggggggacccttcgtcatacatgatgttgcaggaaatgggtcttattatctgcgcaacctaaaaggggagatcctcaaacacccatggaatgcaaaatatctcaagccatactacccgtagagggAAACGCAggcctgcatctgcgtgaagagcgccataagaagaaaacgacgcttgcgatcgacatgtttctatctctgagagaggaatagcaaacctcaacctatcaatcaagcaaacttttggaaaaaaatagtcacaatatatggagcaacatagtaacaagacgactgcgtgtaaatataacacctcacgagaaccctacacctgtaaatacagcctccgcgtcaatacttcatcctcctattttttactatttactacctcagaggttccatcaatggaattcttctaaatgtaactcaacaaactgaatcgacactttaaccctctttcacccgtggacgtagacactctgctgtcgaaccacgtaaacactggtgttaattgttgttctattttacttggggaaagtagtcacctacaatctctcgggactcccctatcagcgtctataagtgtaggaccatggggaaggcatccagcagaaagagatacccaaccaatcttgtgtcagcgggttgacggaatgaacgtacattccaaacaactcatatcctagaacgctgcccagACCCCCACCGTCTgagaatcctctggcccaggattagccagcggggtgacaggtctcaagacgttcacgaagatacacatatcttcgggttcacactcaaacacttcgctatccctgattacattcagttatatttCAATTTAACCAtaacaacattaaaaaaaaaaagtcggacAACAAAGATAAAAGTTAaaacaatgatcaattcattaaaagttgattacaggcttggcaatgatacgcggaaacaaaaaaatacaaaaggaatctcacgaagcctcataatcaacaaagatcaactctctacaaaaatctacttggatggttcaaccccaccagcaggtttaacaatcttccccttctgcgttgaaggtacgctcccacccgaggaaggccttgaagaaccagatgtaggggcTGGGGTTTCTCACGGAGCGGATAGCTCTTGATAAGGCCATactcggtcttaagatcatactcgatgctatccagaattttgttagtctcTTTCACTAGTTGACACtgagccttgtacgcaataacagtattcatcatctcagcctttgacaacaacgaggaaaggcgactcacttccttcgaagcggcttgggaagcctcgtcccttactgtagctaaacctttgtgataattaatatggatttcctgatgcactaattgagatttAGCCTctgcaagctcttcatttgcagtgcgaagctgtccctggagctctgcaaggaaaagaaaaatgcagatggttaggtccaggaaattacagaatcacactcgataatataagcatataccttcgactctcgctgaagctatttcatattccttaacaacagcatcacgggcttcatcaagaaaatcatactcatctgacaacttcttataatccgcttgaagggttgaaagggcgtactgactcgcatctaattatacctgtttcattgaatccaagtgacgaagatggttgacctcattgtttaaaccctccagacccttgttgagccgatacatatttacttcaagatttctctcagactcagcttggcgtaccacatcagccctagacgcagctaaagctttgctaagagcaccagcctcagccctagcgtcatctctctccctagcaagacgctgaatgtaatctttaacatcagaagactgagaagaacgagcttgacgcaattcttcttccaagagattgattttagcttccaatgatgagacatgttctcgggattcacgaatattatcacgcgtccacaacaatgTTCCATTAAaaaaacgacgatcattgttatatttgttctgcatatcaatcatttggactcgtctgaccctccactcctctgccagagcattatgttcatcggcacgagcattccacttatcagccgcgctctttatcttctctaccaactctgcgatgcgagatttctgacgctgccgctctttccgaagccatactaactcaggaactccacccactaaagatagggtgggggagggagactcagacagaacactaattacagtaaaggacaacagcaaggaagagaacagataatcaaacctgtaacaaccgaagaattcttcttggcctcctccaactcactacgagccatagcaatatccaagcgaagcttctcctcATCCTTTCCTTattgctccttagccttgaggagactcttcaactcacatatctccctatccctatcagcaatgacagtctcagccgcaggaagctcctcttcccgaagacgaagcttagcctccaacttaagggatttggccttaaaaaactggtacaacatgtgattgcaatgctcactcctcatcatctgcgaatcagaagattataacaccctgactctaagaattgctaaaaattgatacaaggaAAAATGATgagagaactcacctctaacatctgttgttggggaaatccatactgatacccatcagccaacaccatcatatcagcaacagtcgagggagcgtcgactactagagaagcctccaaggcccgaagattcttatcccacgcttctgcaacctggtcctcggtagacaattgcatcatcttacgggtataggcatcagatttcttttcaccctccaccacaggagctggattCTTCGCCTGAAACAGGGAAATCTGATGcatatacccgtaagatgatgatcagcatcggaactcttttcgtcatctccatcaacaacatctagggcatattggaaattcatgccctcaaaattcgaatgccaaggacggaaattcccataacgagcaggaggagccgcacgtatctggctatctgcggtaggacaccatccttgcggacctggaacccacccccacccccaatcccagggaccaacaacctcaataacagttgcgtgccattcatagtcatgatcacgcttgatccgctcacgagtaggaaacaccagtttgttagtagaattcgctgtacccgggacgtacttcaccttagcaccacttacttcactcagaaggcggatctcaccacgaggagcggcaatattacgaagactcacactccacggtttacgattcatactgttaacatagtcaccgaaagacttgttaaaattctcaggcgtataccactcccttttcTCAGGActgggaacataaagagtcatcattgtctctcctttgctcctaagataacactccc
This genomic stretch from Papaver somniferum cultivar HN1 chromosome 5, ASM357369v1, whole genome shotgun sequence harbors:
- the LOC113277528 gene encoding uncharacterized protein LOC113277528, translated to MDESSQAHGTDTPTPTTATHTTATDAIVGSSIQPTNEAAQPETATVDVEATSTSMGGKITSDIWNHFKRLNVQDAGCNYCKKVIKAHTGKNGTSGMWKHFNRCKQNPNKPKPKGQQTLTLNPAQLGENEGKVCSSCTCTCGKRCCEGLQQINCKNQVSCQVYKGFSI